The following is a genomic window from Corynebacterium incognita.
CAGACGCGGTTGCCGCGGCATTCGGTGCGGAACCCTCGCCGGCCTCATTCGAGAACAGGCCGCGCTGAATGCCCTTGAGCATGGCCATGCCCACGGTGGCACCGGCAATCTCCTTGAACCCCAGAGCGTGGCTCACAATCAGGGAAATCATGCCTGGGACTTCGTCGATGTTGACGATGATGACCCAGAGGCCGATAAAGATGTAGGCCAGCGCCATGAACGGCACGATGACCTGGGTGAGGTTCGCGATGCGCTTAACGCCACCAAACACCACCACTGCAGAGAACGCCGCGATGATCGCGGAGACGGTCCACTTGAACGTCATGGAATCTTGATTGAAGGAGGTACCCAGGGAGTCCACGATGGCGTTGGTCTGGAAGGCGTTGTAGACGAAGCCGAAGGTAAACGCGATGGCCACGGAGAACAACACGGACAGCGGGGTCCAACCCAGGCCGCGGCGCATGTAGTACGCCGGGCCACCGCGGAAGGAATCGCCGTCGCGTACCTTCCACAGCTGCGCCAGGGTGGATTCCACGAAGGCGGTTGCGCCGCCGAGGAGGGCGATGATCCACATCCAGAACACCGCGCCGGGGCCACCAACAGAGATTGCCACGGCCACGCCGGCAACGTTGCCGGTGCCCACACGCGACGCGGCGGAAATTGTGAAAGCCTTAAACGCGGAGATGCCGCCGAAGTCGGGGTCCTCGTCGCGGCCCTTGCCGCTTGGTCGCTCGACGACGGCCTTGAACATATCCGGCACCATGCGCAGCTGCACCAGCGCAGTGCGGCCGCCGAAGTAGACGCCCGCTGCAATCAGCAGCCACGGGACAATCTAGGTCCACAAAAAATCATTAACCGTCCCCACGACGGTATTCAATAATTCCATGCGCGTAACCCTATCGCGACGAGTGTGACTTGTCATACTCACAACGCGGACATTAAGCCGCCTTGCACCGGCAACGTCCGCCCACCCGCCACCTCCGAGGGCGCGATTAATCCTTAAACCACGCTAAATCACCTGGCAGTTGGCACAGTGGTGACTAGAGCGCCCGCGGATGACTGTGCGCAGGATCTCAGCGCCGCAGCGGTCACAGTCTTGTCCCGCGCGGCCGTACACGTGCAGCGAGCGCGAGAAATAGCCGGATTCGCCATTGACGTTCACGTACAGTGCGTCGAAACTGGTGCCGCCCTGTTGTAACGCCTGCACCATGACCTGCCTCGCGGCGTCGAGAAGCCGCAGCACGTCCCGGTGCCGCAACCGGGATGCTGGGCGCGAGGGTACGATGCCTGCGGCCCACAACGCCTCATCGGCGTAAATGTTTCCTACCCCCGACACCACCGTCTGGTCCAGCAGCACCGCCTTGATCGGCGCCTTCTTCGCCCGGATGCGCCGCGATGTCGCTACGGCGTCAAAAACCTCCTCCAACGGGTCCGCCGCGATGTGCGCAATGTGCTCTGCGCCCGCGAGTTTCCAATACCCGAACGTCCGCTGGTCCACGAAGCTCAACACCTCAGGCGACTGCGGCTCGGCCGAGGTCACATCAACCGAGGTCACATCTGCTGGGGCCGCGTCTGCCGAGACCGCACTTTCTGCTCCCGCCGTTATGGGGTCTGGAATCAGCTCCGCCTGGGCACGGATGTGGCGCGAATTGACCTCACCGATGCGCAGCTGCCCCGACATCCCCAGATGGATATAGAGCCGATCGGCGTGCTTATCGACGCCGCGTTCTGGCGCAAGGTCGAGCCACATAAACTTGCCCCGCCGCGAGACGCCGGTGATGGTGCGCCCGGGCAGCACTGTCTCTAAAGGAAGCTCGTTGCCGCGGGCCGCGCGCGGGTGCAGGATGTTTACGGCGCCGAACGTCGTGCCGCGGACGAAGGGCTCGAGCCCGCGGCGCACCACCTCGACTTCAGGTAACTCCGGCATCGCGACGCCGCGTTACGCGCCCGCGCTGGCGGTATTGGCCACCAGCTGCGGTTTTTCTTTCAGCACAGTGATGGCGGCCTGCGCGGCCTGTTGTTCCGCGAGCTTCTTGTTCTGGCCCACGCCCTTGCCCAGCTCGTGGCCTGCCACCGTGACGAAAGCCGTAAACGTTTGGTCGTGTTGCGGGCCCTCCACGGACGCGGAGTACACCGGCATCTCAGCCTTGAGCTCTGCGCAGCGCTCCTGCAGGATCGTCTTCCAGTCGGTGTGGAAGCCGGTCACCGTCGCGGTATCAATCTTGTGCTGGAACAGTCGCAGGATCACCCCACGCGCCGGCTCGAAGCCGTGTTCCAGGTAGATCGCGCCGAACAGTGCCTCGGTAGTGTCGGCCAGAATCGAGTCCTTGTTGCGGCCGTCCGTGGCGATCTCGCCCTTACCCAGCAAGATGTGCTCGCCCAGCCCAATGTCACGGGCGACGTCGGCAAGCCCGTAACGGGACACGATGGACGCGCGCATTTTCGAAATGTCAGACTCTGGGCGCGATGGGTAAACCTCATACAGCTTATGGGCCACCGAGAGCCCCAGCACGGCGTCGCCCAAAAACTCCAGGCGCTCGTTGTTGGGTAGGTGACCATGCTCGTTCGCAAACGAACGGTGCGTCAGCGCCAACCGCAAGCCTTCATCGCTGAGCTGGACCCCGAGGGCGTCGAGAAGCGGTGCGTGGTCGACGGCCGCAAATTCTGCGGCGAGGGCTTCTTCGCCGGTGAGCTTGTTCTTCTTACTCACAGGAACTTCTCCAGTCCGCTCCATCGCGGATCGACGCGCTCCTCCTCGCCACTGATCCCCGTGGTGACGCCCTCGGCGGTGGGTACCTCGTTGACACATTCGCCTTCGCACGTGGGGTTGAAAGGCAACGTCAGGCCGACCTCGTCAATGACGGTCTGCAGCAGATCCAGCTCATCAATGTTGATGATTGGGGTCTCGTCACCCGAACCGGCGTCGGCCTCGTCCTCGGGATCTCCGGTGATGGAGTCCTCATCCGCAGCAAAAAACTGGCTCACGTGCACGTCAAGTGGCGGGTGTAGCTCCGCCAGGCACCGCGAGCACTCGCCGGTCAGGGTGCCGGTGACATCCGCATCCACCAGGATGCCGGTGCCCAGCGGGGTCAGCGTGGCGTCCACGGTGACGTCATCGCCCTTTTTGATGGCGATCATTTCCACGCCAATACGCGCGGGCGCTGGCCCGGTTTGGGTGCGCTGCTCTGGCATGGTCTCACCGCGCAGCAACTGCGCGACGTTAAATACAAAAGGAGAATTCATAACGCCTCCCACACTACCCTTGCGGTGCAAATCGGACCCTAGCCGCGGTAACGGCCGTAGCCCTCATCCTCTGCGGCCCAGTCGCTGCGTTCACCACGGTCACCGCGGTCACTACCCCGCACGCCCGCGCCGCGGCGCAGCGCGGCACGGTCGCTGGAGATGGTGCGCAGGACCGTGGACAGCGTCTCCTCAAACTCACCAAGCTTGCCGTCAACGAACTCGTCGCAGTCCGTGCGCAGCTTCGTGGACTCCGCGTGCGCGGTATCGACGATGCGGTGCGCTTCGTCGTTGGCACGGCGCACCACCTCAGATTCGGATACAAGGCGGTCCTGCTCTGCCTGCCCCTCGGCCACGGTGCGCTCGTAGGTCTCGTTGGCGGACGCGATGGTGCGGTCCGACTCCGAACGCGCGCTATCTACCATTGCCGTGGCATCGGCGTCAGCACGTGCCAAGGTCTCGTCGGCGCGGGCCTCGGCGTCGTGGATAATACGGTCCGCCTCCGCCTGGGCGCGGGCCACAATGTCGTTGGCCTCGACGTCCGCGTCCGCGATGGTCTGGTCCGCGCGTTCCTCAGCACCCCGGATAATCTCGTCCTGCTTGTCCAGGACGTCCTGCGCATCATCAATCTCTACGGGCAGCGCATTGCGCAGATCGTCTAAGAGCGCCAGCATCTCATTGCGCGGCACCATACAATTCGACGTCATGGGCACGCCATAGCCCTGTTCAACGTTACGGACGAGGTCATCTAAGGATTCAAAGACGCGATACATGACTTCAGGTTACATTGCTACCTGCAAAAATTTCATCAGCTAAAAAGGGAGTGTTGCAGGCATGAGCATGAGGAGGTCTCCCCTTGAGCAGCTCATGCAAACACCCCGTCACAACGGGGCGTCGTGATAAGTACAGACACCGCTTCAGAGAAAATTTCCGCTAAAACAGGTGCCGAATTTTTGTTGGTCCTTGAAAACCTGCTCTCATCCGCTTCGGTGAAACTGTTGCACTCTCTACAAGACTTTATCGCTCGAGATAGTGTGTCAGGATTACTGGTGCGCACCCCACCGGTCACACAATATTTGCCTAAGGTCCCCTTACTTCCAGCCTCATCGAGGAAATACACTGCACCGTCGGTAGACAACGGGAGGCGGATACGAGGTGGCTGAATCCGATTCTCTGCGCTCATGGACGCAGGTTATCGAGCGCCCTAGACCTTAACCTCCCGCAATGTCCACTACCGACGTGCCAAGCAAGGAAACTAAATCACTCCCTGCGCCAGCATCGCGTCGGCGACCTTCTTGAAGCCGTGGATGTTGGCGCCGAGGACGTAGTCCCCTTCGCGGCCGTACTCCTTGGCAGTGGCGTCCACGTTTTTGAAAATGTTGCTCATGATGGTGCGCAGCCGCTCGTCGGTGTAGTCGAAGGACCAGGAATCACGCGAGGCGTTCTGCTGCATCTCCAGCGCGGAGGTGGCCACGCCACCTGCGTTGGCTGCCTTACCTGGGGCGAAGTGCACGCCGGACTGCTCGAATACCCGGATGGCTTCCGGAGTGGACGGCATGTTGGCCCCTTCTGCCACATAGCGCAAACCATTGTCCACGAGCAGCTGCGCGGATTCGCCGTCGAGCTCGTTCTGGGTCGCGCACGGCAGCGCGACGTCCGCAGCCACCTCCCAGATATTGCCGCCGTCGACGTAAGAAACGCCCTCGCCCGCCTCAGCGGCGTAGGTGGACATGCGCTCGCGGCGCACCTCCTTGACGTCGCGCAATAGTTCAATGTCCACGCCCTGCGGCGTGTGGACGTAGCCCGATGAGTCGCTCATGGCAACCACGGTCGCGCCAAGCTCCTGCGCCTTGTGCGCGGCGTAGATGGCCACGTTGCCGGAGCCGGAGACGATAACCTTGGCGCCGGAGAGGGACTCACCCTGCGAGGCCATCATCTCCTCGGTGATATACACCGAGCCGAAGCCAGTGGCCTCCTTGCGCACCAGGGAGCCGCCCCACGCCAGCCCCTTGCCAGTAAGAACGCCGGACTCGTGGTTATCCGTCAGGCGGCGGTACTGACCAAACAGGAAGCCGATCTCGCGCCCACCCACGCCGATGTCACCGGCGGGAACGTCGCGGTATTCGCCGATGTGGCGGTGCAGCTCAGTCATAAACGACTGGCAAAAGCGCATGATCTCGCCCTCGGACTTACCCTTGGGGTCGAAGTCCGAACCGCCCTTGCCGCCGCCGATGGGCAAGCCGGTCAGCGAGTTTTTGAAGATCTGCTCGAAGCCCAAGAATTTAATGATGCCCAGGTTGACCGAGGGGTGGAAACGCAAGCCACCCTTGTACGGCCCCAGCGCCGAGTTGAACTGCACGCGAAAGCCGCGGTTGACGCGGATCTCACCGCCGTCAGCAATCCACGGCACTCGGAAGATGAGCTGGCGCTCAGGCTCGCAGAGGCGCTCGATAAGGCCAAAGTCCGCGTAGTGCGGGTCCTTCTCCAGCACGAACCTCAGCGAGTGCAGAATCTCTGCCACCGCCTGGTGGAACTCCGGTTCTCCGGCGTTGCGCTTGAGGAGCTTGTCATAATATTCAGAAATCTGGGCATCTACGTTCATATTGTTAACCTCCATGAAAAATATAATATTATCCAGGTCACTAAAGCTAATCCCACCTAGCCCCCGTCACGAATCACCACGGTACACTGCCGCCCCACCTCTGTGCGTCACGGCCTTCCCCCAAACGCCGCCCCCTTAAACGCCCCACAATTACACTCCACGCCCGCCGACGACGTGCCGGGCAGTAGAATCTACATCCATGCACACACCGCCCCCAGCCTCCGATCCTGCTCCCGAGCTGACCCCCAGCAAATCCGCCACCGCCATCACGTTGCCGTCCACCGACGTGGCGGGCAGGTTGGTGGATCTGCAGTACTACTTGGACGGCGAGGTCGCCTATATCCCAGGCCCCGTGCGTGCCGACGGCGCGTGGGACGTCCTGCACGGCGATAGTTACGGCACCGGTGTGCTCATCGCGGATGCGCAGACTAAGGGCGCGACCACGGTGGTGCTGGACCTCGGCGGTACGGACGACATCGTCGCGCTCGACGCCGGTATGGGCATCCTCGTCGCACTTGGCGCGGCACCGTACGACGCCCGCGGCTTCGCCCTGCCCAAAGGCGGCGCGCCGCTCGTCGCCCTCGACCAGGTGGACACGGCACAGCTCAACATCCCGGCCGCGGCCCTCAACTGGGTGCTCGTCGTGGATCCGGACAGCGCCCCCACCCCGGCCGCGGCACCGTCCGCGGCGTCGACCAGCCTGGAGCTGTCAGCAGAACATACCGCACTGCTCACGGGCGCCATGCTGCGCGCGGCGGACGTTTTTCATTCAGATCCCCACGCCGAGTTCTGCGGCGCAGGCGGCGGCGTCCCCATGGCGCTAACCTGGCTGTCCACGCTGCTCCACGGCGACGGCTCCCGGGTCAGTATTCGCCCGGTACCCCCGGCGCGCCCGGCCTAGGATTCGCGCCCAGTTTTAAGGCCGAACATCCACGGCCCACGGGTAGATCGCCGGCACCTCGAAGCTGCGCTCATCTTCGAGCAATACGTGGTCCTTGGGCAGAGCGGAATGCGGCGTGAGCAGGCGTCCGAGCGTCATGGTGAGGTCGTTGACGGAGCCAGTAACGCCCTCGACCGAGATGGCGTAGCGATGCACCCCGGCGTCCTCGAGCTCGCGCTCCTCGTGCTCGTCCCGGTAGGTCTGGCGCAGCTGTTCCTCGAGCCCTTCCATGACCTTCGGCGCGGCGTCGTGGTGCACGGTAGCAGCGCTCAGCTTGCTCGCAGCCACAAGTTTGTCCACGGCGGTAGTGAAGACTTCGGCCACACGGTCGGCGTTATCATGAGGCACAAGAACATCAAAAGTGATCATCGGCATGCCCGATAGTGTACCGCTGAAGGAGCCCCTACCTTGTCCACCTCTCCTGTGGCTGACATCCTTTCCCGCCACGGCGCCGACCTGTCCTGGCAGCAGGACTTCTACGAGGACCTGCACCGACACCCGGAGCTCTCCCACGAAGAGGAGCGCACAGCCGCGAAGATCCTCGAGGCTCTCCACGCGTGGGAGGAGCGCTACGCCACCGCCCTGGAGATCCAGACCGGCATTGGCGGGCACGGGATCGTCGCCACGCTGCGCAACAGCGCAACCACCCCTGCGGACACGGACCCTCATCAAGACGCGGGCCCCACGGTGTTGATGCGCGCGGACTTCGATGCCCTGCCGATGGCCGACGAATCCGGTGCGAGCTTCGCCGCGACCAACGGGAAGATGCATGCCTGTGGCCACGACATGCACGCCACTGCGTTACTCGGCGCCCTGGATATCCTCGGCGCCACCCGTGATGAGTGGACCGGGACCTTTATCGCGCTGTTCCAGCCCGCGGAGGAAACCTCGGTGGGCGCGAAGTACATGCTGGCCAACGACCTAGTCAACCGCATCCCCACACCGGATATCTGTCTGGGGCAGCACGTTATGCCGGGCAAGGCGGGAACCGTGGCCACTAAGGCCGGGGCGATTATGGCCGGCTGCGACTCCCTGCGCATTACCGTCCACGGCTCCGGGGCACACGCCTCCATGCCGCACCGCGCCATTGACCCCACATTCATCGCGGCGATGATCGTGGTGCGCCTCCAGGCCATCGTGGGCCGCGAGGTCTCCCCGGAGGACTTCTTCGTCATCTCCGTCGGCGAGCTGCATTCCGGAGACAAAAACAACATCATCCCTTCCTCCGCCGAGATTGTGCTCAACACCCGCTTCTATAAGCCGGAACTGGCGGACCAGGTCTACGCCTCCGTGCGCAAGGTAGTCGACGCCGAATGTGCCGCGTCCGGCTCCCCGCTCGAGCCCACCTTTGAGTTCTTCGCCCACGGCGAGGTAATAGACAACGACCCAGTCGCCTTCGACACCGTGCGCGAGCATTTCGACGCTGTCTTCGGCGACGCCTCCATCGACGCCGAGCGCTCGACCGCCTCGGAGGACTTTTGCTATATCCCGCAGGCCTTCGGCGTGCCGTACCTGTTCTGGTTCATCGGCTCCACCCCGGACGCGCTGCTGGACAACCCGCCGGTCAACCACCAGCCCAACTTCCTTCCGGACTACGCGCCCACCGTGGACGCCGCCACCCGCGCCGGCGCCGCGGCCGCGTTGACCTACCTGCGCAAGGCACACGCGACGTCGCCACGCACCGCCTAGGGGCGCGCACTCTCCCGAATCCGCGATGCAGCATCGCTCCTCCTCGGCACAGCATCGTTCTACCCGGCAGCAATCGGCGTGCCGGGCTATGCTGGGAACCGCTTTAATCGCGAGCGCCCGGGGCTTCACCCGGGCACAAAAAACACACGAGGATAAGTCTTTTCATCATGGCAAGCAGCACGCGTCACCCCTTTGAATCCACCGTTCCGGGCCACGTCCGCGCCGCGTCTGGCACCACCCCCACCGCGGCCACCGACCGCAAGTTCTGGTACGGCCTGTCAACGGCCGTCATGGAGCAGATCGCGGACCGGTGGCAGGCCACCGAAGACGCGTACAACGCGACCCGCCAGCAGCACTACTTCTCCGCGGAATTCCTCATGGGCCGTGCCCTGCTGAACAACCTCACCAACCTGGACCTGGTGGAAGAGGCACAGGCAGTGTCTCAGGACAGCGGCCGCGAGCTTGTCGACGTCCTGGACGAAGAACACGACGCCGCACTGGGTAACGGTGGCCTGGGCCGCCTGGCAGCGTGTTTCCTCGACTCTGCCGTGACGCAGAACTACCCCGTCACCGGCTACGGCCTGCTCTACCGCTACGGCCTGTTCCGCCAGTTTTTCTGGGAGGGCCACCAGCACGAGAAGCCGGACCCGTGGATGGAAAACGGCTACCCGTTCGTTGTCCGCCATGCCGGTGAGCAGCGCCGCGTTCACTTCGACGACATGGACGTGCGCGCCATCCCTTATGACATGCCGATCGTCGGCTACGGCACCGATAACGTGGGCACGCTGCGCCTGTGGAAGTCCGAGCCCATCGAGGACTTCGACTACGACGCGTTCAACTCACAGCGCTTCACCGAAGCCATCATCAACCGCGAGCGAGTCATGGACATCTGCCGCGTGCTTTACCCGAATGACACCACCTACGAGGGCAAGGTACTGCGCGTTCGCCAGCAGTACTTCTTCGTCTCCGCTTCCCTGCAGATGATGGTGGACAACTACCTCGCCAACCACGGCGACGACCTGCGCGGCTTCGCCGAGTACAACAGCATCCAGCTCAACGACACCCACCCGGTGCTGGCCATCCCGGAACTCATGCGCATCCTGCTCGACGAGCACGGCTTCGGCTGGGACGAGGCTTGGAAGGTCACCTGCGAAACCTTCGCCTACACCAACCACACCGTGCTGGCCGAGGCCCTGGAGCAGTGGGACGTGTCCATCTTCCAGCAGCTGTTTTGGCGCATCTGGGAGATCGTGGAAGAGATCAACCGCCGCTTCCGCGAGGACATGTTCGCCCGTGGGCTAGACGAGTCCCGCGTGAACTACATGTCCCCGGTCCACGACGGCCGCGTCCACATGGCGTGGATCGCCTGCTACGCCGCGTACTCCATCAACGGCGTGGCTGCGCTGCACACGGAGATCATCAAGCGCGAGACCCTACGCGACTGGTTTGAGCTGTGGCCGGAGAAGTTCAACAATAAGACCAACGGCGTCACCCCGCGCCGCTGGCTGAAGATGTGCAACCCGCAGCTGTCCGGCCTGCTCACCGCCAAGCTCGGCTCCGACGCCTGGGTGACGGACCTCTCCCAGCTCAAGTCGCTGGCACCGCTGGCCAAGGACGCCACCGTCATGCGTGAGCTCATGGACATCAAGTACGCCAACAAGAAGGCCTTCGCCGAATGGATCGACGCGCATCAGGGCGCCAAGGTGGACCCGAACTCCATCTTCGACGTTCAGATCAAGCGCCTGCACGAGTACAAGCGCCAGCTGCTCAACGCGCTCTACATCCTGGACCTGTACTTCCGCATCACAGAGGACGGCGAGAAGGTGCCGCCGCGCACCTTCATCTTTGGTGCGAAGGCCGCGCCGGGCTACACGCGCGCGAAGGCGATCATCAAATTCATCAACTCCGTGGGCGATCTGGTGAACAACCACCCGGATACCAGGGACACCATCCGCGTGGTCTTCGTGGAGAACTACAACGTCTCCCCCGCTGAGCACATCATCCCGGCGGCCGACGTCTCGGAGCAGATCTCCGTGGCCGGTAAGGAGGCCTCTGGCACCTCCAACATGAAGTTCATGATGAACGGCGCGCTGACCCTGGGTACCCTGGACGGCGCCAACGTGGAAATCGTTGAGGCCGTTGGCGAGGACAACGCCTACATCTTCGGCGCCAAGGAAGAAGAGCTGCCGGAGCTGCGCGCACACTACAACCCGGGCGAGCTCGCCCAGACCGTGCCGGGGCTTCGCCGCGTGCTGGACGCCATGACCTCCGGGCTGCTGGGCCAGGAGAACAACCACATATTCGGCGACCTGCGCTCCTCGCTGGTCGACGGCTACGGCGAGCACGCCAACGACACCTACTACGTCCTCGGCGACTTCGCCTCCTACCGCGAGGCCCGCGACCGCATGGCACAGGACTACATGGACTCCGAGCTCAACTGGGCCCGCAAGTGCTGGTACAACATTTGCTACTCCGGCCGCTTCTCCTCCGACCGCACCATCGCCGACTACGCCCACGACGTATGGAAAATCGAGCCCACCCCGGTGACCGACCACTCCGTGGACGACGCCCTCTAACCCCCTCACCTTAGCGGTAATACCAAAGGCGCCCGCTGCCTTCCTCGTGGAGGCAGCGGGCGCCTTAGTGCGACGTTACGGCGTTTCGCCGTGGCGACGTCCTCGTGCTAGCCCTGGTTGGACTCGCCGATGCGGTGGACCTGGATCATGTTGGTGTTGCCGGAGATTCCCGGTGGAGTGCCGGCGACGACGACGACCATGTCACCCTCTTCGTACTCGGGGAGATTGAGGAGCTGCTGGTCGAGCACACGCATCATGTCATCGGTGGATTGCACCTCTGTGCAGAGGAAAGTGCGCGCACCCCACGTCAGCGCCAACTGGGAACGCACGGCCTGGTTCGGGGTGAACACCAGCAGTGGCAGCGAGGAGTGCAGGCGAGCCATGCGCTTAGCCGTGTCGCCGGAGGTGGTGAACGCCACCAGGGCCTTGGCGTGCAGGCGCTCCGCGATGTCGCGAGCGGAATAGGAAATCACGCCACGCTTGGTGCGCGGGATGTGCGCCAGCGGCGGAACGGTGCCCTCAGACTCCGCGCGGGAGACGATGCGCGACATGGTGCGCACCACGTTGTGCGGATCCACGCCCACGGAGGTCTCACCGGAAAGCATGACAGCGTCCGCGCCGTCGAGCACCGCGTTGGCCACGTCGGAGGCCTCTGCGCGTGTCGGTCGGGAGTTCTCAATCATGGAGTCCAGCATCTGGGTGGCCACGATGACCGGCTTGGCGTTCTCGCGGGCAATCTGTACCGCGCGCTTCTGCACCAGCGGCACCTGCTCCAGCTCAACTTCGACGCCGAGGTCGCCGCGGGCGACCATGACGGCGTCGAAAGCCAGGATGATGGACTCGAGCGCGTCCACGGCCTCCGGCTTCTCCAGCTTGGCGATGACCGGCACGCGGCGGCCGACCTCGTCCATAACCTCGTGCACCAGGTCGATATCCGCCGGGGAACGCACGAACGACAGCGCGATGAAGTCCACGCCCAGGCGCAGCGCGAAGCGCAGGTCCGCGATGTCCTTTTCAGACAGCGCCGGCACGGAGATGTCCATGCCCGGCAGAGACACGCCCTTGTTGTTGGACACCGGGCCGCCTTCGGTGACCTCACAGATGACGTCGCTGCCTTCGACGTCCTTGCACACCAGGGCTACCTTGCCGTCGTCGACGAGCAGGCGGTCGCCCGGCTTCGCATCGCGCGCCAGGCCCTTGTAGGTGGTGGAGACGCGGTCGTGGGTGCCCTCGCAGTCGTCGACGGTGATGCGGACAACCTCACCGGTCTCCCAGTAGGTCTTGTCCTCCTTGAAGCGGCCCAGGCGGATCTTCGGGCCCTGGAGGTCGGCAAGCACGCCGACGGCGCGGCCGGACTCGTCAGTGGCCTCGCGGACCCAGTTGTAGTTCTGCTCGTGGTCGGCGTGCTCACCATGAGAGAAGTTCAAACGCGCCACGTCCATTCCGTCACGGACGAGGCCTAGAATTTTGTCCTTGCTTGCTACTGCAGGACCGAGAGTACAGACGATTTTTGTTCTTCTATCCACGGTTCACCAGCCTACTCAAATTGTTTGTTGCGGATCGTCTCCCAACCTACTCGCCACGGGATTCTTCAGCCACCGCTGCGTGGTATTGCGGATCGACTTCCTCCGGGGTTTCCTGTCCCTTGCGGAGGCGGAAGAATACGAGGAGGGCGATGAGGAAAACCACTGCGGAGACAATGACATTGATGCGCATGCCAAAGACCATGGTGGCCTCGTCCGCGCGCATCTGCTCGATCCAGAACCGGCCCGCGGTATAGCCCGCCACATAGAGTGCGAACACGCGTCCGTAGCCTAGCTTCCAGGCGCGCTGTGCCCACAGGAGGAACAAGCAGACCAGTACGTTCCACAGCAGCTCGTAAAGGAAGGTCGGGTGCACGGAGGTGATGACCTCGCCGGTGGAGGTGCCGGAGATGGGTGCAAACTCGCCGTTGCCGTCCACACGGTAGAAGATGTCGAGTGCCCACGGCACGTCAGTGGGCCGACCGTATAGCTCCTGGTTGAACCAGTTGCCCAGGCGACCGATGGCCTGTGCCAGAATGAGGCCGGGCGCGACGGCGTCGGCGAAGGGCCCCATGGGGATCTTCTTCACCTTGAACATGATCCAAATGGCGAACGCGCCGAGAGCCACCGCGCCCCAGATGCCGAGGCCACCGTTGGATATCTTCAGCGCGTCGGCCGGGTTGCAGGTTTCGCAGAAGTACTTGTCGTAGTCCGTGGCCACGTGGTACAAACGACCGCCGATGATGCCGGCCGGGATGATGACGATGGCGGCGTCCCAGACCGTGTCCGGGTTGCCGCCGCGCGCGGTGTAGCGCTTCATGGTCATCCACAGCGCCACCAAGATACCGGTGACGATGCACAGGGCGTAGGCGCGGATCGGGATGGGGCCGAGGTGCCACACGCCTTGGGGTGGGGACGGGATAGTAGCCAGAATCATCTCATGCACCCGGCCAATCCTACCGGGGTGCGCTAGTGCTTTCGC
Proteins encoded in this region:
- the pyk gene encoding pyruvate kinase yields the protein MDRRTKIVCTLGPAVASKDKILGLVRDGMDVARLNFSHGEHADHEQNYNWVREATDESGRAVGVLADLQGPKIRLGRFKEDKTYWETGEVVRITVDDCEGTHDRVSTTYKGLARDAKPGDRLLVDDGKVALVCKDVEGSDVICEVTEGGPVSNNKGVSLPGMDISVPALSEKDIADLRFALRLGVDFIALSFVRSPADIDLVHEVMDEVGRRVPVIAKLEKPEAVDALESIILAFDAVMVARGDLGVEVELEQVPLVQKRAVQIARENAKPVIVATQMLDSMIENSRPTRAEASDVANAVLDGADAVMLSGETSVGVDPHNVVRTMSRIVSRAESEGTVPPLAHIPRTKRGVISYSARDIAERLHAKALVAFTTSGDTAKRMARLHSSLPLLVFTPNQAVRSQLALTWGARTFLCTEVQSTDDMMRVLDQQLLNLPEYEEGDMVVVVAGTPPGISGNTNMIQVHRIGESNQG
- a CDS encoding glycerate kinase, whose product is MHTPPPASDPAPELTPSKSATAITLPSTDVAGRLVDLQYYLDGEVAYIPGPVRADGAWDVLHGDSYGTGVLIADAQTKGATTVVLDLGGTDDIVALDAGMGILVALGAAPYDARGFALPKGGAPLVALDQVDTAQLNIPAAALNWVLVVDPDSAPTPAAAPSAASTSLELSAEHTALLTGAMLRAADVFHSDPHAEFCGAGGGVPMALTWLSTLLHGDGSRVSIRPVPPARPA
- a CDS encoding glycogen/starch/alpha-glucan phosphorylase yields the protein MASSTRHPFESTVPGHVRAASGTTPTAATDRKFWYGLSTAVMEQIADRWQATEDAYNATRQQHYFSAEFLMGRALLNNLTNLDLVEEAQAVSQDSGRELVDVLDEEHDAALGNGGLGRLAACFLDSAVTQNYPVTGYGLLYRYGLFRQFFWEGHQHEKPDPWMENGYPFVVRHAGEQRRVHFDDMDVRAIPYDMPIVGYGTDNVGTLRLWKSEPIEDFDYDAFNSQRFTEAIINRERVMDICRVLYPNDTTYEGKVLRVRQQYFFVSASLQMMVDNYLANHGDDLRGFAEYNSIQLNDTHPVLAIPELMRILLDEHGFGWDEAWKVTCETFAYTNHTVLAEALEQWDVSIFQQLFWRIWEIVEEINRRFREDMFARGLDESRVNYMSPVHDGRVHMAWIACYAAYSINGVAALHTEIIKRETLRDWFELWPEKFNNKTNGVTPRRWLKMCNPQLSGLLTAKLGSDAWVTDLSQLKSLAPLAKDATVMRELMDIKYANKKAFAEWIDAHQGAKVDPNSIFDVQIKRLHEYKRQLLNALYILDLYFRITEDGEKVPPRTFIFGAKAAPGYTRAKAIIKFINSVGDLVNNHPDTRDTIRVVFVENYNVSPAEHIIPAADVSEQISVAGKEASGTSNMKFMMNGALTLGTLDGANVEIVEAVGEDNAYIFGAKEEELPELRAHYNPGELAQTVPGLRRVLDAMTSGLLGQENNHIFGDLRSSLVDGYGEHANDTYYVLGDFASYREARDRMAQDYMDSELNWARKCWYNICYSGRFSSDRTIADYAHDVWKIEPTPVTDHSVDDAL
- the lgt gene encoding prolipoprotein diacylglyceryl transferase, whose amino-acid sequence is MILATIPSPPQGVWHLGPIPIRAYALCIVTGILVALWMTMKRYTARGGNPDTVWDAAIVIIPAGIIGGRLYHVATDYDKYFCETCNPADALKISNGGLGIWGAVALGAFAIWIMFKVKKIPMGPFADAVAPGLILAQAIGRLGNWFNQELYGRPTDVPWALDIFYRVDGNGEFAPISGTSTGEVITSVHPTFLYELLWNVLVCLFLLWAQRAWKLGYGRVFALYVAGYTAGRFWIEQMRADEATMVFGMRINVIVSAVVFLIALLVFFRLRKGQETPEEVDPQYHAAVAEESRGE
- a CDS encoding amidohydrolase, whose translation is MSTSPVADILSRHGADLSWQQDFYEDLHRHPELSHEEERTAAKILEALHAWEERYATALEIQTGIGGHGIVATLRNSATTPADTDPHQDAGPTVLMRADFDALPMADESGASFAATNGKMHACGHDMHATALLGALDILGATRDEWTGTFIALFQPAEETSVGAKYMLANDLVNRIPTPDICLGQHVMPGKAGTVATKAGAIMAGCDSLRITVHGSGAHASMPHRAIDPTFIAAMIVVRLQAIVGREVSPEDFFVISVGELHSGDKNNIIPSSAEIVLNTRFYKPELADQVYASVRKVVDAECAASGSPLEPTFEFFAHGEVIDNDPVAFDTVREHFDAVFGDASIDAERSTASEDFCYIPQAFGVPYLFWFIGSTPDALLDNPPVNHQPNFLPDYAPTVDAATRAGAAAALTYLRKAHATSPRTA